In one window of Henckelia pumila isolate YLH828 chromosome 1, ASM3356847v2, whole genome shotgun sequence DNA:
- the LOC140874322 gene encoding uncharacterized protein, with the protein MIALDQRFMVRRLGFQKVFSNTSGHIWVFFAEDVMPEYLFDHAQFLHFKVSASFLPVAVFCSFVYAKCDYTVRRDLWASLLQVKPDSGPWLFGGDFNVVRDASECLGSSGGRQLPMDEFNDFILESALVDAGFEGSSFTWTNRNIWKRLDRVFVSVDWGDHFHSIRVEHLSRTVLDHCHLLVSAPIFARGPSSFRFQSMATLSGGTGLCLGTFLIGAEAEKSVRLTEAACEANPSEHCWNLLSRCNEDLARITAMEANFWKQKAACKWLEDGERNTKLFHNMVKKKHVANKIFRIWEDGTFLTSPMLIQQSGAAYFQRLLTGDPFVLDLPDFAGFSPDISLEENNRIAAVPSLEEVRSVVFSIPRESVAGPDGYSSLFFQHYWDFVQQDVMDAVLDFFNGSPLPQGFTATTITLIPKVEGAHAWTDFRPISLCNVSNKIISKLLYSRLSSVVGRLISQNQSGFVPGRMIADNILLAQELTHSLNLPSRGGNVILKLDMAKAYDRVQCYARGLRQGDPLSPLLFILGAEYLSRGLNRLFSQNPAMRYRSGCDLSISHLAYADDVIIFANGGSRGMQCLKDFLAHYENCFGQLVNVAKSAMIFHPGCSARRRSHFLRITGFAEGQLPLRYLGAPLFRGNRKCSLFEPLLQSVRKKLEGWELRTLAPGSRMTLIRSVLLSIPIFLFQVIQPPLAVLERLELIFNGFLWGSRPLEKNWHWARWSRGCLPVSEGGLGFRRLKDVVDSFSMKLWFRCRQGTSLWARFLLRKYCRLVSPVCAPSRGAISPTWRRLLQIRPHAEAGIRWRIGGGEVSFWDDIWLGDTPLSSRCDVRGDRRACVSSFLFEGAWDFDTLYVIVPSTLAEEITQVPVLVDEPDAAIWIHSSDGAFSVRSAWEQVRLRGQVLNILTPCWGRWLRPTMSFFLWRFWHQWLPVDEVLQRRGFSLASKCQCCARSETLTHVFIHSPIARSVWHYFGAIFRVRIPDTEDFRSFLSAWKRGREWSPGGNVKEFIPFVVLWFLWTARNDVKHRHLSPSAETVKFQIFSYLRLAHSSAMVKPRLWLGVLQAARSMGISVGFQRTQKTVIVRWLKPPPGFFKLNVDGSSKGNPGESSVGGLVRDSSGRTLGFFSEFIGPGSNVRAELWAVWRGVLFCSDHSLFPLWIETDSQIAIQILRSRRCRWDLDHIVSRTRILVRHRPVYFSHIYREGNSVADALARHAHDHQQFLAEFGAPLPSLIAPLARSDSSGLPYLRSRYTFPVLFRIFWRFLQFIPGLTGSAALCISGAVFLSYWMGLVSGILILVTFWLGSTGLRSPSLSSGGFFCTVTSQ; encoded by the exons ATGATTGCCCTTGATCAGCGTTTCATGGTGCGTCGTCTGGGTTTTCAGAAAGTTTTTTCGAATACCTCTGGGcatatttgggttttttttgCTGAAGATGTGATGCCTGAGTATCTTTTTGATCATGCTCAGTTCCTCCACTTCAAAGTGTCAGCCTCTTTCCTCCCGGTGGCTGTTTTTTGCTCTTTTGTTTATGCCAAGTGTGACTACACGGTGCGGAGAGACTTGTGGGCTTCTTTGCTCCAAGTCAAACCTGACAGTGGTCCTTGGCTTTTTGGAGGGGACTTCAATGTTGTGAGAGATGCCTCTGAGTGCTTGGGCTCGTCTGGCGGGAGGCAACTCCCCATGGACGAGTTTAATGACTTTATCCTTGAGTCGGCTCTGGTTGACGCTGGTTTTGAGGGTTCCTCGTTCACCTGGACGAATCGGAACATTTGGAAGCGTCTGGACCGTGTTTTTGTTTCTGTGGATTGGGGTGACCATTTCCATTCTATTCGAGTGGAACACCTCAGTCGTACGGTTTTGGACCATTGCCATCTTTTGGTCTCTGCTCCTATTTTTGCTCGTGGGCCGAGTTCTTTTCGGTTCCAGAGCAT GGCCACCTTAAGTGGTGGAACCGGGCTGTGTTTGGGAACATTTTTGATCGGAGCTGAGGCGGAGAAGTCTGTTAGACTGACGGAGGCTGCCTGTGAAGCGAACCCCTCTGAGCACTGTTGGAACCTTTTGTCCCGGTGCAATGAGGATTTGGCCCGTATCACCGCCATGGAGGCGAACTTTTGGAAACAAAAAGCCGCTTGCAAGTGGCTGGAGGATGGGGAGCGTAACACGAAGCTCTTCCATAATATGGTTAAGAAGAAGCATGTGGCTAATAAGATCTTTCGTATTTGGGAAGATGGGACCTTCCTTACTTCCCCGATGCTTATCCAGCAGTCTGGGGCTGCGTACTTCCAGCGCCTTCTCACTGGGGATCCTTTTGTCTTGGATCTGCCTGATTTTGCTGGTTTTTCCCCGGATATTTCTCTTGAGGAGAATAATCGTATCGCTGCTGTTCCCTCCTTGGAGGAGGTGCGATCGGTTGTTTTCTCCATTCCTAGGGAGAGTGTGGCGGGTCCTGATGGGTATTCGTCCCTTTTTTTCCAGCACTACTGGGATTTTGTGCAGCAGGACGTCATGGACGCCGTCCTTGATTTTTTCAATGGCTCTCCTTTGCCTCAAGGCTTCACTGCCACCACTATCACTTTGATTCCAAAAGTCGAGGGTGCTCATGCTTGGACGGACTTCCGTCCAATCAGCTTGTGCAATGTCTCGAATAAGATCATCTCGAAGCTTTTGTACTCTCGGCTGAGTTCTGTGGTTGGGAGGCTTATTTCTCAGAATCAGAGTGGTTTTGTTCCGGGTCGGATGATTGCTGATAATATCCTTCTCGCTCAGGAACTTACTCACAGCCTTAACCTCCCTTCCCGTGGTGGCAATGTCATTTTGAAATTGGACATGGCCAAGGCTTACGATAGAGTCCAATG CTATGCGAGGGGCTTGAGACAGGGGGACCCTTTGTCCCCTCTTCTTTTCATTCTTGGGGCTGAGTACTTGTCCCGCGGTCTCAACAGATTGTTTTCCCAGAACCCTGCTATGAGGTACCGGTCTGGGTGTGACTTGTCGATTTCCCATCTGGCCTATGCTGATGATGTCATTATTTTTGCCAATGGGGGATCTCGAGGTATGCAGTGCCTCAAAGATTTCTTGGCTCATTATGAAAACTGCTTTGGACAACTGGTGAATGTGGCCAAGAGTGCCATGATTTTTCATCCAGGTTGTTCTGCTCGTCGCCGCTCCCATTTTCTGCGCATCACTGGCTTCGCGGAGGGCCAGCTGCCTTTGCGTTACCTCGGAGCTCCGCTTTTCCGTGGGAACCGTAAGTGTTCTCTGTTTGAGCCTCTTTTGCAGTCGGTCCGAAAAAAGCTGGAGGGTTGGGAGCTCCGTACCCTTGCTCCTGGGAGCAGGATGACGCTGATTCGAAGTGTGCTCCTCTCGATCCCGATTTTTCTCTTCCAAGTGATCCAGCCTCCCTTGGCTGTTTTGGAGAGATTGGAGCTTATTTTTAATGGTTTTCTTTGGGGTTCTCGTCCTTTGGAGAAAAATTGGCATTGGGCTAGGTGGTCTCGTGGCTGTCTTCCGGTGAGTGAAGGCGGCCTTGGTTTTCGCCGTCTCAAAGACGTGGTTGATAGCTTCTCCATGAAGCTGTGGTTCAGGTGCAGACAGGGTACTTCCCTTTGGGCGAGATTCTTATTGAGGAAGTATTGTAGGCTCGTGAGCCCCGTTTGTGCCCCCTCTCGTGGTGCCATTTCTCCCACTTGGCGTCGTTTGCTTCAGATCCGTCCTCATGCGGAGGCCGGCATTCGGTGGAGAATTGGTGGTGGGGAGGTTTCTTTTTGGGATGATATTTGGCTGGGTGATACTCCTCTGTCGAGCCGGTGTGATGTCAGAGGTGATAGGCGTGCGTGTGTTTCTAGCTTCCTTTTTGAGGGAGCGTGGGATTTTGATACCCTCTATGTTATTGTTCCTTCCACTTTGGCGGAGGAGATAACACAGGTCCCTGTTTTGGTGGATGAGCCGGATGCGGCTATTTGGATCCACAGCTCTGATGGGGCCTTTTCGGTTCGATCTGCTTGGGAGCAGGTTCGCCTGAGAGGGCAGGTTTTGAACATTTTGACCCCTTGTTGGGGTAGGTGGCTGAGGCCCACCATGTCCTTTTTCTTGTGGCGATTCTGGCACCAGTGGCTGCCTGTTGATGAGGTTCTTCAGCGACGTGGTTTTTCACTCGCGTCCAAATGTCAGTGTTGTGCGAGGTCTGAGACGCTTACACACGTTTTCATTCATAGTCCCATTGCTCGCTCTGTTTGGCATTACTTTGGGGCGATTTTCCGTGTTCGCATCCCCGACACTGAGGACTTTCGGTCGTTCCTCAGCGCTTGGAAGCGGGGTCGCGAGTGGTCTCCAGGGGGTAATGTGAAGGAGTTCATTCCTTTCGTCGTGCTTTGGTTCCTTTGGACCGCACGTAATGATGTTAAGCACCGTCATTTATCCCCTTCTGCGGAGACTGTCAAATTTCAGATCTTTTCCTACTTGAGACTTGCTCATTCTTCAGCCATGGTCAAGCCCCGCCTTTGGCTGGGGGTTTTGCAGGCTGCGCGTTCCATGGGTATCTCGGTTGGCTTCCAACGGACACAGAAGACTGTGATTGTCCGTTGGTTGAAGCCTCCGCCTGGGTTTTTTAAGCTTAATGTTGATGGGAGTTCTAAAGGGAATCCGGGTGAGTCTTCTGTGGGTGGATTAGTCAGGGATTCTTCTGGTCGTACTTTGGGTTTTTTCAGTGAGTTCATTGGTCCGGGGTCCAATGTTCGTGCAGAGCTTTGGGCGGTTTGGAGGGGTGTCCTCTTCTGTTCTGACCATAGCCTTTTTCCCCTTTGGATTGAGACTGATTCACAAATAGCCATTCAGATTCTTCGTTCTCGGAGGTGTCGCTGGGATTTGGATCATATTGTGTCGAGGACGCGTATTTTGGTGAGGCATAGGCCGGTTTATTTCTCTCATATCTATAGGGAAGGGAATTCGGTTGCGGATGCGCTGGCACGGCATGCTCACGACCATCAGCAGTTTTTAGCTGAGTTTGGTGCTCCCTTACCCTCTCTTATTGCTCCCTTGGCCCGCTCTGACTCTTCTGGGCTGCCTTATCTTAGATCTAG GTACACCTTTCCGGTCCTTTTCCGGATCTTTTGGAGGTTTTTGCAGTTCATTCCTGGTCTTACT GGTTCTGCTGCCCTATGCATCTCTGGGGCTGT